In Nocardia sputorum, a single genomic region encodes these proteins:
- a CDS encoding MCE family protein produces the protein MGSCSLLPNAADDAWRDTTHITADFDNIAGIYEGNPVTVLGLEVGKVEKITPKGTLIEVHLSVEPQVRIPKDAVAVIISPSIVTDRHIELTPVYTQGETLSDGAHLPKSQTKTPVELDTMIKTIDQFAAALKPQQGAEGLGPMSGRVLYPMLDGNGTKIRDTLEALSAALKVGVDNKDAVSNIVLRLNELTTILAENDQMIRDFSDRMTQMSGLLAGQSPGLQATLDQLTAFLANTSGALGQYQDQLAGTLTGLTNVTRQLRDNASGLTEVADLAPMVLQNFDNLIDRENRRARVHFIIPTALNGEIISLFCERIQMKADGCRTGNMQDFGPDYGLTAALLGLTK, from the coding sequence ATGGGCAGCTGCTCGCTACTGCCGAACGCGGCCGACGACGCGTGGCGGGATACCACGCACATCACCGCTGATTTCGACAATATCGCTGGCATCTACGAAGGAAACCCTGTCACCGTCCTCGGACTCGAGGTCGGCAAGGTCGAGAAAATCACACCGAAAGGCACGCTCATCGAGGTGCACTTGTCGGTCGAACCTCAGGTGAGGATCCCGAAAGACGCGGTGGCGGTGATTATCTCGCCATCCATCGTCACCGATCGCCACATCGAGCTCACCCCCGTCTACACCCAGGGCGAGACTCTCTCCGACGGCGCGCACCTGCCGAAGTCGCAGACCAAGACCCCCGTCGAGTTGGACACCATGATCAAGACCATCGATCAGTTCGCGGCGGCACTGAAGCCGCAGCAAGGAGCCGAGGGCCTCGGCCCGATGTCGGGTCGGGTGCTCTACCCCATGCTCGACGGCAACGGCACAAAGATCCGGGATACCCTCGAAGCGCTGTCGGCCGCACTGAAAGTCGGCGTCGACAACAAGGACGCGGTCTCGAACATCGTCCTCAGGCTCAACGAGCTCACCACGATACTCGCCGAGAACGATCAGATGATCCGCGATTTCAGCGACCGGATGACCCAGATGTCCGGTCTGCTCGCCGGGCAATCCCCCGGTTTGCAGGCGACACTCGACCAGCTGACCGCCTTCCTGGCCAACACCTCCGGCGCGCTCGGGCAGTACCAGGACCAACTCGCGGGCACCTTGACCGGACTTACGAACGTAACCCGCCAGCTTCGCGACAACGCCTCCGGTCTTACCGAAGTCGCCGACCTCGCACCCATGGTGCTGCAGAACTTCGACAATCTGATCGACCGCGAGAACCGTCGTGCGCGAGTTCACTTCATTATTCCCACCGCGCTCAACGGTGAAATCATCAGCTTGTTCTGCGAGCGTATACAGATGAAGGCCGACGGCTGCCGTACCGGGAACATGCAGGACTTCGGCCCCGACTACGGTCTGACCGCCGCGCTGCTCGGACTGACGAAGTAG
- a CDS encoding TetR/AcrR family transcriptional regulator, with protein MPAASSVERRSNLARSPSRAAALRRPPIDGRNYNGDTVTIMGGRVAVGEQIGPDSILRGRPLDGGNTAPSPQQIAGRLDARARSALRTRAALIRSGRWALASDLAGRIGIAGLAREAGVATGSFYNHFSSKEELFDAVIAEVIEEVARILDSAAAGIDDPAGIVLAHLHALGKVGSDHPDIAAIVLSMRYRILEDPNIRSRLVAGIRAGMSAERFHIHDLSAALDLLGGVVLAMLRTSQREPAALTAAWMDTLAQQSLNSLGHR; from the coding sequence GTGCCTGCGGCCTCGTCGGTGGAGCGGCGATCGAATCTCGCGCGCTCGCCGAGCCGGGCGGCAGCGTTGCGGCGGCCGCCCATTGACGGCCGCAACTATAACGGCGACACTGTAACCATTATGGGTGGACGCGTTGCTGTCGGTGAGCAGATCGGCCCGGACTCAATCCTTCGGGGCCGGCCCCTCGACGGGGGTAACACCGCGCCATCGCCGCAGCAGATCGCCGGTCGGTTGGACGCGCGGGCGCGCAGCGCTCTTCGTACACGTGCGGCACTGATTCGCTCCGGGCGGTGGGCATTGGCCAGCGATCTGGCCGGGAGGATCGGCATCGCCGGTCTGGCACGGGAGGCCGGTGTCGCGACCGGATCCTTCTACAACCACTTCAGTAGCAAAGAAGAACTTTTCGATGCAGTCATCGCCGAGGTGATCGAGGAGGTGGCGCGGATCCTCGACAGCGCTGCCGCGGGTATCGATGATCCTGCGGGCATTGTCCTCGCGCACTTACATGCGCTCGGCAAGGTCGGCAGCGATCATCCTGATATCGCCGCGATCGTCCTCTCGATGAGATACCGGATCCTCGAAGACCCGAACATCAGATCACGTCTGGTCGCAGGCATCCGTGCGGGCATGTCGGCGGAGCGCTTCCACATCCACGACCTGAGCGCCGCTCTCGATCTGCTCGGCGGCGTCGTCCTGGCGATGCTGCGAACGTCGCAGCGCGAACCGGCCGCCTTGACAGCGGCATGGATGGACACCCTCGCCCAGCAGTCGCTCAACTCGCTGGGCCACCGTTGA